The following are encoded in a window of Saccharothrix longispora genomic DNA:
- the glgC gene encoding glucose-1-phosphate adenylyltransferase: protein MKGQPHVLGIVLAGGEGKRLWPLTADRAKPAVPFGGNYRLVDFVLSNLVNAGFVKLCVLTQYKSHSLDRHISTTWRLSNVLGQYVTPVPAQQRLGPRWYTGSADAIFQSLNLVNDEKPEHVIVFGADHVYRMDPGQMVDQHVRSGAGVTVAGIRVPRAEAKAFGCIDSDETGLITRFLEKPADPPHVPGDPEVTFASMGNYVFTTEALIEALRTDAADPDSDHDMGGDIIPMLVDRGQAHVYDFADNAVPGETDRDRGYWRDVGTIDAYYEAHMDLVSVRPVFNLYNQAWPIRTATPPLPPAKFIAGGSAEDSMVGPGSIISGTVHGSVVSSDVVVETGSVVQGSVLLPGVRIGRGAVVRRAILDKNVVVPDGALIGVDPATDRQRYTVSAGGVTVLGKGVTAG from the coding sequence GTGAAAGGGCAACCGCACGTTCTAGGAATTGTCCTCGCCGGTGGCGAAGGCAAACGGTTGTGGCCGTTGACCGCCGACCGGGCAAAGCCGGCGGTGCCCTTCGGCGGTAACTACCGGCTCGTGGACTTCGTCCTGTCCAACCTGGTGAACGCCGGCTTCGTCAAGTTGTGCGTGCTCACCCAGTACAAATCCCATTCCCTGGACCGGCACATCTCGACGACCTGGCGGCTGTCCAATGTGCTCGGCCAGTACGTCACGCCGGTGCCCGCCCAGCAGCGCCTCGGCCCGCGCTGGTACACCGGCAGCGCCGACGCCATCTTCCAGTCGCTCAACCTCGTCAACGACGAGAAACCCGAGCACGTGATCGTCTTCGGCGCCGACCACGTCTACCGGATGGACCCCGGCCAGATGGTCGACCAGCACGTCCGGAGCGGCGCGGGCGTCACCGTCGCCGGCATCCGCGTGCCCCGCGCCGAGGCCAAGGCGTTCGGGTGCATCGACTCCGACGAGACCGGGCTGATCACCCGTTTCCTGGAGAAGCCCGCCGACCCGCCCCACGTGCCCGGCGACCCCGAGGTCACCTTCGCGTCGATGGGCAACTACGTGTTCACCACCGAGGCGCTGATCGAGGCGCTGCGGACCGACGCGGCCGACCCCGACTCCGACCACGACATGGGCGGCGACATCATCCCGATGCTCGTGGACCGGGGGCAGGCGCACGTCTACGACTTCGCCGACAACGCCGTCCCCGGCGAGACCGACCGCGACCGCGGGTATTGGCGGGACGTCGGGACCATCGACGCCTACTACGAGGCGCACATGGACCTGGTGTCCGTGCGGCCCGTGTTCAACCTCTACAACCAGGCGTGGCCGATCCGCACCGCGACCCCGCCGCTGCCGCCGGCGAAGTTCATCGCGGGCGGCAGCGCGGAGGACTCGATGGTCGGGCCGGGGTCGATCATCTCCGGGACCGTCCACGGGTCGGTCGTGTCGTCCGACGTGGTGGTCGAGACCGGGTCCGTGGTGCAGGGCAGCGTGCTGCTGCCCGGGGTGCGGATCGGACGGGGCGCGGTCGTGCGGCGGGCGATCCTCGACAAGAACGTCGTCGTGCCGGACGGGGCGCTGATCGGCGTCGACCCGGCGACGGACCGGCAGCGGTACACCGTGTCCGCGGGCGGCGTGACGGTGCTGGGGAAGGGCGTCACCGCGGGGTGA
- a CDS encoding O-methyltransferase gives MDAPTREYVEGYLPEDAVLEAARARGVGLGCVPIGAGGGAALRFLAAALRARAVVEVGTGAGVGALYLLSGMPEGGVLTSIDVEPEHQRAARAAFAEAGVAVSRTRLIMGRALDVLPRLTDGGYDLVFVDAAKVEYPRYLAEGVRLLRPGGVIAFDNVLWHGRVVDPSRRDPDTVAMREVARAVRDDERLVPVILPLGDGLLVAAKVG, from the coding sequence GTGGATGCGCCGACGCGCGAGTACGTGGAGGGCTACCTGCCCGAGGACGCGGTGCTGGAGGCCGCCCGCGCCAGGGGTGTCGGACTGGGGTGCGTCCCCATCGGCGCCGGGGGCGGCGCGGCCCTGAGGTTCCTCGCCGCCGCGCTGCGGGCGAGGGCCGTGGTCGAGGTCGGCACCGGGGCCGGGGTGGGGGCGTTGTACCTGCTCAGCGGCATGCCGGAGGGCGGGGTGCTGACGTCCATCGACGTGGAGCCGGAGCACCAGCGCGCGGCGAGGGCGGCGTTCGCCGAGGCCGGCGTGGCGGTGTCCCGGACGCGGCTGATCATGGGCCGGGCGCTGGACGTGCTGCCGAGGCTCACGGACGGCGGCTACGACCTGGTGTTCGTGGACGCGGCGAAGGTGGAGTACCCCCGGTACCTGGCGGAGGGCGTGCGGCTGCTGCGGCCCGGCGGGGTGATCGCGTTCGACAACGTGCTGTGGCACGGGCGGGTGGTCGACCCGTCGCGGCGCGACCCGGACACGGTGGCGATGCGCGAGGTGGCGCGGGCGGTGCGGGACGACGAGCGGCTGGTGCCGGTGATCCTGCCCCTCGGCGACGGCCTGCTGGTGGCGGCGAAGGTCGGCTGA
- the sigE gene encoding RNA polymerase sigma factor SigE has translation MPTQPTAAAPTAPIDDADWIAPSWDQVVRDHADRVYRLAYRLTGNQHDAEDLTQETFIRVFRSLASYKPGTFEGWLHRITTNLFLDMARRRSRVRMEALPEEQDRIAGDDPSPEEVYDETHLDPELQAALDELPPEFRAAVVLCDVEGLSYEEIGATLGIKLGTVRSRIHRGRQALRVSLERRRGLVQEDSA, from the coding sequence ATGCCAACGCAGCCGACCGCCGCCGCACCGACCGCGCCGATCGACGACGCGGACTGGATCGCGCCCTCGTGGGACCAAGTGGTGCGCGACCACGCCGACCGGGTCTACCGGCTGGCCTACCGCCTGACCGGCAACCAGCACGACGCCGAGGACCTCACCCAGGAGACGTTCATCCGGGTGTTCCGCTCCCTCGCGTCGTACAAGCCGGGCACCTTCGAGGGTTGGCTGCACCGCATCACGACGAACCTGTTCCTCGACATGGCCCGCCGCCGCTCGCGCGTGCGCATGGAGGCCCTGCCCGAGGAGCAGGACCGGATCGCGGGTGACGACCCGAGCCCCGAGGAGGTCTACGACGAGACCCACCTCGACCCGGAGCTGCAGGCCGCGCTCGACGAGCTGCCGCCGGAGTTCCGGGCCGCCGTGGTGCTCTGCGACGTGGAGGGCCTCTCCTACGAGGAGATCGGCGCCACCCTGGGGATCAAACTGGGTACCGTGAGGAGCAGGATCCACCGGGGCCGCCAGGCCCTGAGGGTCTCACTCGAACGCCGTCGGGGCCTTGTTCAGGAGGACTCTGCATGA
- a CDS encoding anti-sigma factor family protein — MTELRGWQLPEQHLLPDAVVAFVDGELTASAHSRASAHLQRCPFCAAEAYSQQQARSAVRAAETPCAPAGLLARLGAIPQEVELPSAPDGLAVTEDGQLVTVQRPDRVAFGSGPVLGQSRPFGTGGTGGGSRLGSGWFGGRRARHGAGVVVSGLMLGALALVVPGGEDRAPTPAQGGGPEPTPAVSPSTVVDHTDLMRPVAQTSSPGR, encoded by the coding sequence ATGACCGAACTGCGAGGATGGCAACTGCCCGAGCAGCACCTGCTGCCCGACGCGGTCGTCGCCTTCGTCGACGGCGAGCTGACCGCCTCCGCGCACAGCCGGGCCTCCGCGCACCTCCAGCGCTGCCCGTTCTGCGCGGCCGAGGCGTACTCGCAGCAGCAGGCGAGGTCCGCGGTGCGCGCCGCCGAGACCCCCTGCGCGCCGGCCGGCCTGCTGGCCAGGCTGGGCGCGATCCCCCAGGAGGTGGAGCTGCCCAGCGCGCCCGACGGCCTCGCGGTCACCGAGGACGGCCAGCTCGTCACCGTGCAGCGCCCCGACCGGGTCGCGTTCGGCAGCGGGCCGGTGCTGGGGCAGTCACGCCCTTTCGGCACCGGTGGCACCGGCGGCGGCAGCCGCCTCGGTAGTGGCTGGTTCGGGGGCCGGCGCGCCCGCCACGGCGCGGGGGTCGTCGTGTCCGGCCTCATGCTCGGCGCCCTGGCGCTGGTCGTGCCCGGCGGCGAGGACCGCGCGCCCACGCCCGCGCAGGGCGGCGGCCCGGAGCCGACGCCCGCCGTCTCGCCGTCCACGGTCGTGGACCACACCGACCTGATGCGGCCGGTGGCCCAGACCTCGTCGCCCGGTCGCTGA
- a CDS encoding S1C family serine protease → MSEPEQGNGTPRSGVDDGAHRRLAPRPLARPAVDPGQASVFGRPRGVEGAFTADRPSPNGANGSVRLSPPPPEALSTAFGRPNGDAGTRLQRPPLDLAGEPEVEPVFWEGRPAGDAWRDPGASAVIGPPAVTEEPKAEAAADPRPGPQLSVPELLFGRRVKPAALALLLAVALLVGAAGGVVGWLLGRVDNPLTDGGVTLAEVKPGKERPVGSVADIAKRVTPSVVSIEFKGANVAGVGSGVVIDGDGYVLTNDHVVAPAVQDTSAKLTVVFTDGKRAVAAVVGRDSKTDLAVIKVEVENPTVLQFGDSDELAVGDAVLAIGSPLSLSNTVTEGIVSALHRPVTAAGENGGPQVTYDAIQTDAAINPGNSGGALVDSSGALVGINSSIRTETGGSVGLGFAISGNYARKVSQALIRDGEVKHADMNVNVRSASAETAEGAQVQNVPEGGAADAAGIEEGDVITRVGDRVVRNAAELTVAVRDREIGETVPVVLARQGRELTVQVTLRSD, encoded by the coding sequence ATGAGCGAGCCAGAACAGGGCAACGGGACCCCCCGGTCGGGTGTCGACGACGGGGCGCACCGCAGGCTCGCGCCCCGCCCGCTCGCCCGGCCCGCGGTGGACCCCGGTCAGGCGTCCGTGTTCGGCCGGCCGAGGGGCGTGGAGGGCGCGTTCACCGCGGACCGCCCGTCGCCGAACGGCGCGAACGGCTCCGTCCGGCTGTCGCCGCCCCCGCCGGAGGCGCTGTCGACGGCGTTCGGCAGGCCGAACGGCGACGCGGGCACGCGGCTCCAGCGCCCGCCGCTGGACCTGGCGGGCGAACCCGAGGTCGAGCCGGTGTTCTGGGAGGGCAGGCCCGCGGGTGACGCGTGGCGCGACCCCGGCGCGTCGGCCGTCATCGGCCCGCCCGCGGTCACCGAGGAGCCGAAGGCCGAGGCGGCCGCCGACCCGCGACCGGGCCCGCAGCTGAGCGTGCCGGAGCTGCTGTTCGGGCGGCGCGTGAAGCCCGCGGCGCTGGCGCTGCTGCTGGCGGTGGCGCTGCTGGTGGGTGCGGCCGGCGGTGTGGTGGGCTGGCTGCTGGGACGGGTGGACAACCCGCTGACGGACGGCGGCGTGACGCTGGCCGAGGTGAAGCCGGGCAAGGAGCGGCCGGTCGGCTCGGTGGCGGACATCGCGAAGCGGGTGACGCCCAGCGTGGTGTCGATCGAGTTCAAGGGCGCGAACGTGGCGGGCGTCGGCTCGGGCGTCGTCATCGACGGCGACGGGTACGTGCTGACCAACGACCACGTGGTCGCCCCGGCGGTGCAGGACACGTCGGCGAAGCTGACGGTGGTGTTCACCGACGGCAAGCGCGCGGTCGCCGCGGTGGTGGGCCGCGACTCGAAGACGGACCTGGCCGTGATCAAGGTCGAGGTGGAGAACCCGACGGTGCTCCAATTCGGCGACTCGGACGAGCTGGCCGTGGGTGACGCGGTGCTGGCGATCGGGTCGCCGCTGTCGCTGTCGAACACGGTGACCGAGGGCATCGTGAGCGCCCTGCACCGGCCGGTGACGGCAGCGGGCGAGAACGGCGGCCCGCAGGTCACCTACGACGCGATCCAGACGGACGCCGCGATCAACCCCGGCAACTCGGGTGGCGCGCTGGTCGACTCGTCGGGCGCGCTGGTCGGCATCAACTCGTCGATCCGCACCGAGACGGGCGGGTCGGTGGGCCTGGGGTTCGCGATCTCCGGCAACTACGCGCGCAAGGTCTCGCAGGCCCTGATCAGGGACGGCGAGGTCAAGCACGCGGACATGAACGTGAACGTGCGGTCGGCGTCGGCGGAGACCGCCGAGGGCGCGCAGGTGCAGAACGTGCCCGAGGGCGGCGCGGCGGACGCGGCCGGCATCGAGGAGGGCGACGTGATCACCCGCGTCGGCGACCGGGTGGTGCGCAACGCCGCCGAGCTGACGGTCGCGGTGCGCGACCGCGAGATCGGGGAGACGGTGCCGGTCGTGCTGGCCCGGCAGGGGCGCGAGCTGACCGTGCAGGTGACGCTGCGCTCCGACTGA
- a CDS encoding sec-independent translocase: protein MFENIGWVEILIIVVAGLFILGPERLPSAAAWVGRTIRQVRDYATGARDQLKQEMGPEYEQLRKPLEDLRELRNFNPKQAITKHLWDDQPAEKPNGYPTTGGAPAAIPDRAVDRPLQQGERPPYDPDAT, encoded by the coding sequence GTGTTCGAGAACATCGGATGGGTCGAGATCCTCATCATCGTCGTCGCGGGCCTGTTCATCCTGGGCCCGGAGCGGCTGCCGTCCGCGGCCGCGTGGGTGGGCCGCACGATCCGCCAGGTCCGCGACTACGCGACCGGCGCGCGCGACCAGCTGAAGCAGGAGATGGGGCCCGAGTACGAGCAGCTGCGCAAGCCGCTGGAGGACCTGCGGGAGCTGCGGAACTTCAACCCGAAGCAGGCCATCACCAAGCACCTGTGGGACGACCAGCCGGCCGAGAAGCCCAACGGCTACCCGACGACGGGCGGCGCGCCCGCGGCCATCCCGGACCGCGCCGTGGACCGCCCCCTCCAGCAGGGCGAGCGGCCGCCGTACGACCCGGACGCCACCTGA
- a CDS encoding Mrp/NBP35 family ATP-binding protein has protein sequence MTLPSVDDVQKALAGVQDPEIRRPITELGMVKEVVVGGDGVVDVAIFLTVAGCPLRDKITADVTAAVSALPGVAGVRVVLDVMSDQQRTDLRKSLRGGVEEPVIPFAQPGSLTRVYCVASGKGGVGKSSVTVNLAVAMAARGLSVGVVDADIYGHSIPRMLGTDGKPTQVEKMIMPPQAHGVKLISIGMFTPGNAPVVWRGPMLHRALQQFLADVFWGDLDVLLLDLPPGTGDVAISVAQLVPNAEILVVTTPQQAAAEVAERAGSIALQTRQRVAGVIENMSWLELPDGTRMDVFGSGGGQAVADSLTQAVGSDVPLLGQVPLDPRLREQGDAGTPIVLAHPESAAGRVLDQMAGKLSTRSRGLAGRLLNVSPAGR, from the coding sequence GTGACTCTTCCATCCGTTGACGACGTCCAGAAGGCGTTGGCCGGTGTCCAGGACCCCGAGATCCGGCGCCCCATCACCGAACTCGGCATGGTCAAAGAGGTCGTCGTGGGCGGGGACGGCGTGGTCGACGTGGCGATCTTCCTGACCGTCGCCGGCTGCCCCCTGCGGGACAAGATCACCGCCGACGTGACGGCCGCGGTGTCCGCGCTGCCCGGTGTCGCGGGCGTGCGCGTCGTGCTGGACGTGATGAGCGACCAGCAGCGCACCGACCTGCGCAAGTCGCTGCGCGGCGGTGTCGAGGAACCGGTCATCCCGTTCGCCCAGCCCGGCTCGCTGACCCGCGTGTACTGCGTCGCGTCGGGCAAGGGCGGCGTCGGCAAGTCGTCGGTGACGGTCAACCTGGCCGTGGCGATGGCGGCGCGCGGCCTGTCGGTGGGCGTCGTGGACGCCGACATCTACGGCCACTCGATCCCCCGGATGCTGGGCACGGACGGCAAGCCCACCCAGGTCGAGAAGATGATCATGCCGCCGCAGGCGCACGGCGTGAAGCTGATCTCGATCGGCATGTTCACCCCCGGCAACGCCCCGGTCGTGTGGCGGGGCCCCATGCTGCACCGCGCGTTGCAGCAGTTCCTCGCCGACGTGTTCTGGGGCGACCTGGACGTGCTGCTGCTCGACCTGCCGCCGGGCACCGGCGACGTGGCGATCTCGGTGGCGCAGCTCGTGCCGAACGCCGAGATCCTGGTCGTGACGACGCCGCAGCAGGCCGCCGCCGAGGTGGCCGAGCGGGCCGGGTCCATCGCGTTGCAGACGCGGCAGCGGGTGGCGGGCGTCATCGAGAACATGTCGTGGCTGGAGCTGCCCGACGGCACCCGCATGGACGTCTTCGGCTCGGGCGGCGGCCAGGCGGTGGCCGACTCGCTGACCCAGGCCGTGGGCTCCGACGTGCCGCTGCTCGGCCAGGTGCCCCTCGACCCGCGCCTGCGGGAGCAGGGCGACGCGGGCACGCCGATCGTGCTGGCGCACCCGGAGTCGGCGGCGGGCCGGGTGCTCGACCAGATGGCGGGCAAGCTGTCGACGAGGTCGCGCGGCCTGGCCGGCCGCCTGCTGAACGTCTCCCCCGCCGGCCGCTGA